A window of Fusobacterium simiae contains these coding sequences:
- a CDS encoding ABC transporter ATP-binding protein produces the protein MENKKPLLVAKDISISFGALKAVDNFNLEINSGELIGLIGPNGAGKTTVFNILTGVYNASSGEYILDGENVIKTSTSALVKKGLARTFQNIRLFKYLSVLDNVIAAYNFRMKYGIIAGMLRLPSYWREERSAKKKAMSLLKIFDLDKYANMHAGNLPYGEQRKLEIARAMATEPKILLLDEPAAGMNPKETEDLMNTIKLIRDKFGIAVLLIEHDMKLVLGICERLVVLNYGKILASGKPNEVINNPQVIEAYLGKEEDE, from the coding sequence ATGGAAAATAAAAAACCTCTTTTAGTTGCAAAGGATATTTCAATTAGTTTTGGAGCTTTAAAAGCAGTTGACAATTTTAACTTAGAAATAAATTCAGGAGAATTAATTGGTTTAATAGGACCAAATGGTGCAGGAAAAACAACAGTATTCAATATTTTAACAGGGGTATATAATGCAAGTTCAGGAGAATATATATTAGATGGAGAAAATGTTATTAAAACATCAACTTCTGCTCTTGTAAAAAAAGGTTTGGCTCGTACTTTCCAAAATATAAGATTATTTAAGTATTTATCAGTTTTAGATAATGTAATTGCTGCATATAATTTTCGTATGAAATATGGAATTATAGCAGGTATGCTTCGTTTGCCAAGTTACTGGAGAGAAGAAAGAAGTGCAAAGAAAAAGGCTATGTCCCTTTTAAAAATATTTGATTTAGATAAGTATGCAAATATGCATGCTGGGAATTTACCCTATGGAGAACAAAGAAAATTAGAAATTGCTAGAGCAATGGCAACAGAGCCAAAAATTCTTCTTTTAGATGAGCCAGCAGCAGGAATGAATCCAAAAGAAACAGAAGATTTAATGAATACAATAAAATTAATCCGTGATAAATTTGGAATAGCAGTTTTACTTATAGAACATGATATGAAATTGGTACTTGGGATTTGTGAAAGATTAGTTGTTTTAAATTATGGGAAAATATTAGCAAGTGGAAAACCAAATGAAGTTATAAATAATCCACAAGTTATAGAGGCATATTTAGGTAAGGAGGAAGATGAATAA